One genomic window of Novosphingobium aureum includes the following:
- a CDS encoding penicillin-binding protein 1A, whose product MTDETQETGFDADAQAAEDAKYSIRRGKSGTGQGGFLARIGSAWHASKWLRRFAYLCLVGVIGLVGMWLVFARDLPDAKSLLAYQPPLPTMVRDGDGEIVYSYARERRVQLRYVDLPRPLVNAFLSAEDRTFWSHGGIDFGGLAGAVIDYASKFGSGERAKGGSTITQQVAKNILIGDEYSVTRKLKEMVLAHRIEGVLSKQQILELYLNEIPLGRRSFGVQAAARAYFDKDVGELTLSQSAFLAILPRAPEVYGRKQHEERAIERRNWVLDQMVRNEWVSAADAESAKAEPLGLVTQRGPEYDSANGYFVEEVRRRLIEKYGEKAEDGPNSVYAGGLWVRTSLDPQLQTSVRSALRSGLLNYHGQRGWAGPIAHIKDMDSWQTQLIVSNKTIDYKDWRVGVILSTSGDSGEIGFSDGKTFTLNNVPEKAKVGDFVAASPVSSGAYRVRIIPEVSGGMIMEQPSTGRILAMQGGFDSGLGSFNRAIQAERQPGSTIKPFVYATGLQNGMTPATQVLDGTFCVYQGARLGQKCFRNFGGGGGGTHTLRWGLEQSRNLMTVRIANDTGMKRVIKTFKNVGIGEYKPYLSFALGAGETTVARMANAYSALANNGVQFPSSVIDYVQDRKGKVIWKSDKRRCDSCNMAEWDGKPMPRVDRVGKQVIDADTAYQTVHMLEGVVIRGTAVRLRSLELPLFGKTGTTTGPTDVWFMGGSQDYVGGLYIGYDSPRSLGGYAQGGRIAAPVFKQVVEDTKSRWSHQPFIAPEGIRMVRIDRVTGKQVMGVEPSDEPKASVIWEAFKPDTEPREYTAEDEFTKRRDALIAEIDGARRAREAAQAAQGQVQAEDFAEEQGGIY is encoded by the coding sequence ATGACCGACGAGACCCAGGAAACCGGCTTCGACGCCGACGCTCAAGCCGCCGAAGACGCCAAGTACAGCATTCGCCGCGGCAAGTCCGGCACGGGGCAGGGGGGCTTCCTCGCCCGGATCGGCTCCGCCTGGCACGCCAGCAAGTGGCTGCGCCGCTTCGCCTATCTGTGCCTTGTCGGGGTGATCGGCCTCGTCGGCATGTGGCTGGTCTTCGCGCGCGACCTGCCCGATGCCAAGTCGTTGCTCGCCTATCAGCCGCCGCTGCCGACCATGGTGCGCGACGGTGATGGCGAGATCGTCTACAGCTATGCACGCGAACGCCGCGTGCAGTTGCGCTACGTCGACCTGCCGCGCCCGCTGGTGAACGCCTTCCTCTCTGCCGAGGATCGCACCTTCTGGTCGCACGGTGGCATCGACTTTGGCGGTCTTGCCGGCGCGGTGATCGACTATGCCTCGAAGTTCGGCTCGGGCGAGCGCGCCAAGGGCGGTTCGACGATCACCCAGCAGGTCGCCAAGAACATCCTGATCGGCGACGAGTATTCGGTCACCCGCAAGCTCAAGGAAATGGTTCTCGCGCACCGCATCGAAGGCGTGCTGAGCAAGCAGCAGATCCTTGAACTCTACCTCAACGAGATTCCGCTCGGGCGTCGTTCCTTCGGCGTCCAGGCCGCAGCGCGCGCCTATTTCGACAAGGACGTCGGCGAGCTGACGCTGAGCCAGAGCGCGTTCCTCGCGATCCTGCCGCGTGCGCCCGAGGTCTATGGCCGCAAGCAGCACGAAGAGCGCGCGATCGAGCGACGCAACTGGGTGCTCGACCAGATGGTGCGCAACGAATGGGTGAGCGCTGCCGATGCCGAAAGCGCCAAGGCCGAGCCGCTGGGCCTCGTCACCCAGCGCGGTCCCGAATACGACAGCGCCAACGGCTACTTCGTCGAGGAAGTGCGCCGCCGGCTGATCGAGAAGTATGGCGAGAAGGCCGAGGACGGCCCCAACAGTGTCTACGCCGGTGGCCTGTGGGTGCGCACTTCGCTCGACCCGCAGCTCCAGACGTCGGTGCGTTCGGCGCTGCGTAGCGGCCTGCTCAACTATCACGGGCAGCGCGGATGGGCTGGCCCCATCGCGCACATCAAGGACATGGACAGCTGGCAGACCCAGCTGATCGTCTCGAACAAGACCATCGACTACAAGGACTGGCGCGTCGGCGTGATCCTCTCGACCTCCGGCGACAGCGGAGAGATCGGGTTCAGCGACGGCAAGACCTTCACCCTTAACAACGTGCCCGAAAAGGCCAAGGTCGGTGACTTCGTCGCTGCCTCGCCGGTCTCATCGGGAGCGTACCGTGTACGCATCATCCCCGAGGTTTCGGGCGGCATGATCATGGAGCAGCCCTCGACCGGGCGCATACTCGCCATGCAGGGCGGTTTCGATTCCGGGCTCGGCTCGTTCAACCGTGCGATCCAGGCCGAGCGCCAGCCCGGTTCGACGATCAAGCCCTTCGTCTATGCGACTGGCCTGCAGAACGGCATGACCCCCGCGACGCAGGTTCTCGACGGCACCTTCTGCGTCTACCAGGGCGCGCGTCTTGGCCAGAAGTGCTTCCGCAACTTCGGCGGCGGCGGTGGTGGCACGCATACCCTGCGCTGGGGGCTCGAGCAGTCACGCAACCTGATGACCGTGCGCATCGCCAACGACACCGGCATGAAGCGCGTGATCAAGACCTTCAAGAACGTCGGGATCGGTGAGTACAAGCCCTACCTCTCGTTCGCACTGGGTGCTGGCGAGACGACGGTGGCGCGCATGGCCAATGCCTATTCCGCGCTCGCCAACAATGGCGTGCAGTTCCCTTCCTCGGTCATCGACTATGTGCAGGACCGCAAGGGCAAGGTGATCTGGAAGTCCGACAAGCGTCGCTGCGACAGCTGCAACATGGCCGAGTGGGACGGCAAGCCGATGCCGCGCGTCGACCGCGTGGGCAAGCAGGTGATTGATGCCGACACTGCCTACCAGACCGTGCACATGCTCGAGGGCGTGGTGATCCGCGGTACCGCGGTGCGTCTGCGCAGCCTCGAACTCCCGCTGTTCGGCAAGACCGGCACCACCACCGGCCCGACCGACGTGTGGTTCATGGGCGGTTCGCAGGACTATGTCGGCGGGCTCTACATCGGTTATGACAGCCCGCGCTCGCTGGGCGGCTATGCACAGGGCGGGCGTATTGCCGCGCCGGTGTTCAAGCAGGTCGTCGAGGACACCAAGTCGCGCTGGAGCCATCAGCCCTTCATCGCGCCCGAGGGCATCCGCATGGTTCGTATCGACCGCGTGACCGGCAAGCAGGTCATGGGTGTCGAACCGTCTGACGAGCCCAAGGCCTCGGTCATCTGGGAAGCCTTCAAGCCCGATACCGAACCGCGCGAGTACACCGCCGAGGACGAGTTCACGAAGCGCCGCGATGCGCTCATCGCCGAAATTGACGGTGCTCGCCGCGCCCGCGAGGCGGCGCAGGCCGCGCAGGGGCAGGTACAGGCCGAGGACTTTGCCGAGGAGCAGGGCGGCATTTACTGA
- a CDS encoding cation diffusion facilitator family transporter: protein MKQSEAASSGHFRENIVLYGALIANLGIAIAKFVAASISGSSSMATEGIHSLVDSGNQVLLLYGQHRAGKPANARHPFGYGRELYFWAFVVAILIFAVGAGVSIYEGYEHIREPSAIADPTLSYIVLGIAFVLEGASWFIAVREFDAKRGGQSWWQAIHDSKDPPGFIVLFEDSAALVGLVIAAVGVWASVHFEDPRIDGAASVLIGLVLATVAVLLAREAKGLLIGEAADPQLVHAMRTRLEAEPRITNVNHLRTIHTAPNSIFVAVSADFDDELPMGEAETMIEELETQLKAISPRISSIYIRPEKRENAILDLAAH from the coding sequence ATGAAACAATCAGAGGCCGCCTCGTCAGGCCATTTTCGCGAGAACATCGTCCTTTACGGCGCACTCATCGCCAATCTCGGCATCGCCATCGCCAAGTTCGTCGCCGCCTCCATCAGTGGCTCGTCCTCGATGGCCACCGAAGGCATTCACTCGCTCGTCGACAGCGGCAATCAGGTCCTCCTGCTCTATGGTCAGCACCGCGCCGGCAAGCCCGCCAACGCGCGCCATCCCTTCGGCTATGGACGCGAGCTCTACTTCTGGGCCTTCGTCGTCGCGATCCTGATCTTCGCAGTCGGCGCGGGCGTGTCGATCTACGAGGGTTACGAGCATATCCGCGAGCCAAGCGCCATCGCCGACCCCACGCTTAGCTACATCGTGCTGGGCATCGCCTTCGTTCTGGAGGGCGCGTCATGGTTCATCGCGGTGCGCGAATTCGACGCCAAGCGCGGTGGCCAGAGCTGGTGGCAGGCGATCCACGACAGCAAGGACCCGCCGGGCTTCATCGTGCTGTTCGAGGACAGTGCCGCTCTTGTCGGTCTGGTGATCGCCGCAGTCGGGGTCTGGGCCAGCGTGCACTTCGAGGACCCGCGCATCGACGGCGCGGCTTCTGTGCTGATCGGCCTGGTGCTGGCGACCGTCGCGGTACTGCTGGCCCGCGAGGCCAAGGGGCTGCTCATCGGCGAAGCTGCAGATCCGCAGCTGGTGCATGCGATGCGCACGAGGCTGGAAGCCGAGCCGCGCATTACCAACGTCAACCACCTGCGCACGATCCACACGGCCCCCAACAGCATTTTCGTCGCAGTCAGTGCCGACTTCGACGACGAATTGCCCATGGGTGAGGCCGAGACCATGATCGAGGAGCTGGAAACGCAGCTCAAGGCGATTTCGCCGCGCATCTCCTCGATCTACATCCGCCCCGAGAAACGCGAGAACGCGATTCTCGACCTGGCCGCGCACTGA
- a CDS encoding alpha/beta hydrolase: MMRLAKWTNRRAGLVPAVLLGLGALPGLAGAKQGNEAQIAAQGEDAAPYMREDVAAFLEARKARPMPALTRETLAAIHAMGPAAAAAMGSSDLPVGEMAVQRELTMPGPGGEMRLKLFDTRAQRGPGPVFVFYHGGGYVLGSIESHAGLAAEIARQLDLPVISVEYRLAPENPWPAAVDDGVAAARWIADNGAALGLGITGLVLGGDSAGGNLTLTTAAALRDDPASVPVVMQVPIYPATDFAQSYPSQALFAEGYGLDAASTELMTRHYAADPQDPRASPLLDDLAGLPPTVLVTASLDPLRDQGRAYAAKLVAAGVPTAFYEARGLIHGFSSYRKAIPSAQDDTIAYLRLARTMLDMPEGQ; this comes from the coding sequence ATGATGCGATTGGCTAAGTGGACCAACCGGCGGGCGGGCCTTGTGCCTGCGGTACTGCTGGGCCTTGGAGCCCTCCCTGGCCTGGCCGGGGCGAAGCAGGGCAATGAGGCGCAGATCGCCGCGCAAGGCGAGGATGCAGCGCCGTACATGCGTGAGGACGTCGCGGCCTTCCTCGAGGCGCGCAAGGCGCGGCCCATGCCTGCCTTGACCCGCGAGACGCTGGCGGCAATCCACGCCATGGGACCGGCTGCAGCGGCGGCGATGGGCAGCAGCGACCTGCCGGTCGGAGAGATGGCGGTCCAGCGCGAACTGACGATGCCCGGACCCGGTGGCGAGATGCGCCTCAAGCTCTTCGATACGCGTGCCCAGCGCGGACCGGGACCGGTCTTCGTGTTCTATCACGGCGGTGGCTACGTGCTCGGCTCGATCGAGAGCCATGCCGGGCTTGCCGCCGAGATCGCCCGCCAGCTCGACCTGCCCGTGATCTCGGTCGAATACCGCCTTGCGCCCGAGAACCCCTGGCCGGCCGCGGTCGATGACGGCGTGGCCGCAGCGCGCTGGATTGCCGACAACGGCGCTGCCCTCGGTCTCGGTATCACCGGACTGGTACTGGGCGGAGACAGCGCGGGCGGCAATCTCACGCTCACCACCGCCGCGGCCCTGCGCGATGACCCTGCCTCGGTACCCGTAGTCATGCAGGTGCCGATCTACCCGGCGACCGATTTCGCCCAAAGCTATCCCTCGCAGGCGCTGTTTGCCGAGGGCTACGGTCTCGATGCCGCGAGCACCGAACTCATGACGCGTCACTATGCCGCCGATCCGCAGGACCCGCGCGCTTCGCCTCTGCTCGACGATCTTGCCGGACTGCCGCCGACGGTTCTGGTCACCGCCTCGCTCGACCCCTTGCGCGATCAGGGGCGGGCCTACGCGGCCAAGCTCGTGGCAGCGGGTGTGCCGACCGCGTTCTACGAGGCGCGCGGACTGATCCACGGCTTTTCCAGCTACCGCAAGGCGATCCCCTCGGCGCAGGACGACACCATCGCCTACCTGCGTCTCGCGCGCACGATGCTCGACATGCCCGAGGGTCAGTAG
- a CDS encoding ABC transporter substrate-binding protein — protein MTASARIGILNDVADFAGDEDQTRDLTFWIERECAALRASGRLEVAVEFVHAYGLGLPTGTAEALEGAFATLASAGACMVVGPSTGENALALMAMADRTHIPTLAPASSERARSPYMFQYQTGSDEEEGLVIARHLATLGARRIAAFHAMSPAGERHLRSLRAEAEVLGLDLTLVHALCPTGSDDEIGPALAALLESGAEGLAVLGPDMPVGVIAHALDLTAWDGARMTGTPGIRNWSGRDIAALQGWFHVSNHSDANRRLAAIVAETGSDPAGYEDMAAHLASGHDIGRLVAEALARTQGTNGEAVRRGLEQVRALPAAAGEDGTLLGFGPQDRGALHGRHLIVRQWRDGISHEFDGARDMLEA, from the coding sequence ATGACCGCAAGCGCCAGGATCGGCATTCTCAACGACGTGGCGGATTTCGCCGGCGACGAGGATCAGACCCGCGACCTCACCTTCTGGATCGAGCGCGAGTGCGCGGCGCTGCGCGCGAGCGGTCGGCTCGAAGTCGCGGTGGAGTTCGTCCATGCCTACGGCCTTGGCCTGCCTACCGGCACTGCCGAGGCGCTCGAAGGGGCCTTTGCGACGCTCGCGAGCGCAGGAGCCTGCATGGTGGTGGGGCCGAGCACCGGCGAAAACGCCCTGGCGCTGATGGCCATGGCTGATCGCACCCATATCCCGACGCTCGCTCCTGCCTCGTCGGAACGTGCACGCAGCCCCTACATGTTCCAGTACCAGACCGGCAGTGACGAGGAAGAAGGCCTTGTCATCGCCCGCCACCTCGCCACGCTTGGCGCGCGCAGGATCGCTGCCTTCCACGCGATGTCGCCAGCTGGCGAACGCCACCTGCGCTCGCTGCGCGCCGAAGCCGAAGTCCTCGGTCTCGACCTCACGCTCGTGCACGCCCTGTGCCCGACCGGAAGCGACGATGAAATCGGCCCGGCTCTGGCCGCGCTGCTGGAGAGCGGTGCCGAGGGACTGGCCGTACTCGGGCCGGACATGCCGGTCGGTGTCATCGCTCATGCTCTCGACCTCACCGCTTGGGACGGAGCGCGCATGACCGGCACCCCCGGCATCCGGAACTGGTCCGGACGGGACATTGCAGCACTGCAAGGCTGGTTTCACGTATCCAATCACAGCGACGCCAACCGCCGCCTGGCTGCAATCGTCGCCGAAACCGGAAGCGATCCTGCCGGCTATGAAGACATGGCCGCCCATCTTGCCTCCGGCCACGATATCGGCCGCCTCGTCGCCGAGGCGCTCGCACGCACGCAAGGGACCAATGGAGAGGCGGTCAGGCGCGGGCTCGAACAGGTTCGCGCCCTGCCCGCCGCTGCCGGCGAGGATGGGACCTTGCTCGGCTTTGGCCCGCAGGATCGCGGCGCGCTGCACGGACGCCACCTCATCGTCCGGCAATGGCGCGATGGGATTTCGCACGAATTCGACGGTGCTCGCGACATGCTCGAGGCCTGA
- the efp gene encoding elongation factor P has protein sequence MKISGVDIRPGNILEYEKGIWKVAKTQHTQPGKGGAFMQVEMKNLIDGRKTNVRFRSADTVEKVRLDTKDFQFLYVEGEQLVFMDIENYEQIQLPADLLGDAAAFLQDGMQVLLEMWEERPISVQLPEQVEATIVEADAVVKGQTASSSYKPAVLDNGVRVMVPPHIESGTRIVVDVYEKAYVRKAD, from the coding sequence ATGAAGATCAGCGGCGTCGACATTCGTCCCGGTAACATTCTCGAATACGAAAAGGGCATCTGGAAGGTTGCCAAGACGCAGCACACCCAGCCCGGCAAGGGCGGTGCGTTCATGCAGGTCGAGATGAAGAACCTGATCGACGGCCGCAAGACCAACGTGCGCTTCCGCAGCGCCGACACGGTCGAGAAGGTCCGTCTCGACACCAAGGACTTCCAGTTCCTCTACGTCGAGGGCGAGCAGCTGGTGTTCATGGACATCGAGAACTACGAGCAGATCCAGCTCCCCGCCGACCTGCTCGGCGATGCCGCGGCGTTCCTCCAGGACGGCATGCAGGTCCTGCTCGAGATGTGGGAAGAGCGTCCGATCTCGGTCCAGCTCCCCGAGCAGGTCGAGGCCACCATCGTCGAGGCCGACGCCGTGGTGAAGGGCCAGACCGCGTCCTCGAGTTACAAGCCCGCCGTGCTCGACAACGGCGTGCGCGTGATGGTGCCGCCGCACATCGAGAGCGGTACGCGTATCGTCGTCGACGTCTACGAGAAGGCTTACGTTCGCAAGGCGGACTGA
- a CDS encoding inositol monophosphatase family protein: MAAISGLIRVMEKAARKAGGRLRRDFGEIEHLQVSRKGPADFVSKADQASERTIWDELRAARPDWGFLFEEAGVIEGDPNKPRFIVDPLDGTTNFLHGIPHFSISIAVQEPRLDGKGWGEVTAGLIYQPITDESFWAEKSRGAWLHDARLRVSSRRHLDESLIATGMPFAGHGNVAQWSRIYQAIAPNVAGIRRFGSAALDLAWVASGRYEGFWEADLKPWDTAAGCLLVREAGGFVSDWKGRSMPFHDEEILAGNDALHSRLHKLLAGALKA; the protein is encoded by the coding sequence ATGGCCGCTATTTCCGGTCTCATTCGCGTCATGGAAAAGGCGGCCCGCAAGGCCGGTGGGCGCCTGCGCCGCGATTTCGGCGAAATCGAGCACCTGCAGGTCTCGCGCAAGGGCCCGGCCGACTTCGTCTCGAAGGCCGACCAGGCGTCCGAGCGCACGATCTGGGACGAACTGCGCGCCGCGCGCCCCGACTGGGGTTTCCTGTTCGAGGAAGCCGGCGTGATCGAGGGTGACCCGAACAAGCCGCGCTTCATCGTCGATCCGCTCGATGGCACCACCAACTTCCTGCACGGCATCCCGCACTTCTCGATCTCGATCGCGGTGCAGGAGCCGCGTCTCGACGGCAAGGGCTGGGGCGAGGTCACTGCCGGCCTCATCTACCAGCCGATCACCGACGAGAGCTTCTGGGCCGAGAAGAGCCGCGGCGCGTGGCTGCACGATGCGCGCCTGCGCGTTTCCTCGCGCCGTCACCTCGACGAGAGCCTGATCGCCACGGGCATGCCCTTCGCAGGCCATGGCAACGTCGCGCAGTGGTCGCGCATCTATCAGGCGATCGCGCCCAACGTTGCCGGCATCCGCCGCTTCGGCTCGGCCGCGCTCGATCTCGCCTGGGTCGCCTCGGGCCGTTATGAGGGCTTCTGGGAAGCGGACCTCAAGCCGTGGGACACCGCGGCGGGCTGCCTGCTCGTGCGCGAGGCCGGTGGCTTCGTGTCGGACTGGAAGGGCCGTTCGATGCCGTTCCACGACGAGGAAATCCTCGCTGGTAACGACGCGCTGCACTCGCGCCTGCACAAGCTGCTCGCAGGCGCGCTCAAGGCCTGA
- a CDS encoding amidohydrolase, with product MKRLTSASLRLAATVSVCAFALSSTAHCAEANPVAAQVARDMPGLMEIYRDLHAHPELSKQEVKTAAKLAAFARDAGYEVTEGVGGTGIVAVMRNGEGPTVLVRADMDGLPVTEQTGLAFASKERGVSTAGIESGIMHACGHDTHMTAWVETARLMAAHKDKWSGTLVMIGQPAEELGEGARAMLADGLYTRFPKPDYTLAFHDSAGMPAGKVGAAIGWTFANVDSVDIEVKGRGGHGAYPHTTVDPIVIASSIVMKLQTLASREIDPKDPVVVTVGSFHAGTKHNIIGDNAHLELTVRSYSDATRKHLLDGIARIARGEAIAAGVAEENLPEVTHEELYTRATWNSPEFTQQAVDALQGEMGADMVSVMPSVMGGEDFGEFRRADEDHIKSIIFWVGGVPQVKYDAAKANGTPLPSLHSALWAPEADKVIGSASQAITLTALRLLGR from the coding sequence ATGAAACGCCTCACTTCAGCATCGCTTCGACTTGCCGCGACGGTTTCGGTCTGCGCATTTGCCCTCTCGTCCACCGCGCACTGTGCCGAGGCAAATCCGGTGGCGGCGCAGGTTGCACGCGACATGCCCGGGCTAATGGAAATCTACCGCGATCTTCATGCTCACCCCGAACTGAGCAAGCAGGAGGTCAAGACGGCGGCCAAGCTTGCCGCCTTTGCGCGCGATGCAGGCTACGAAGTCACCGAAGGCGTCGGGGGCACCGGTATCGTTGCGGTGATGCGCAACGGCGAGGGGCCCACGGTCCTCGTTCGCGCAGACATGGACGGCCTCCCGGTGACCGAGCAGACCGGACTGGCCTTCGCCTCGAAGGAGCGCGGGGTCTCGACCGCCGGGATCGAGAGCGGGATCATGCACGCCTGCGGCCACGACACCCACATGACCGCATGGGTCGAGACCGCAAGGCTGATGGCGGCGCACAAGGACAAGTGGTCGGGAACGCTGGTGATGATCGGCCAGCCAGCCGAGGAACTGGGCGAGGGCGCGCGCGCGATGCTCGCCGATGGGCTCTACACCCGCTTCCCCAAGCCGGATTACACGCTGGCCTTCCATGACAGCGCGGGCATGCCCGCCGGCAAGGTCGGAGCAGCAATCGGCTGGACCTTCGCCAACGTCGACAGCGTCGACATCGAGGTGAAGGGGCGCGGCGGGCACGGCGCCTATCCGCATACGACAGTCGACCCCATCGTCATCGCCAGTTCGATCGTGATGAAGCTGCAGACGCTCGCTTCGCGCGAGATCGACCCCAAGGATCCCGTCGTGGTCACCGTCGGCTCGTTTCACGCCGGGACCAAGCACAATATCATCGGCGACAATGCGCATCTTGAACTAACCGTGCGCAGCTATTCGGACGCGACCCGCAAGCACCTGCTCGACGGTATCGCACGCATCGCAAGGGGCGAGGCAATAGCAGCCGGGGTAGCCGAGGAAAACCTCCCCGAGGTCACGCACGAGGAACTCTATACCCGCGCGACCTGGAACTCGCCCGAGTTCACGCAGCAGGCCGTCGATGCGCTCCAGGGCGAAATGGGCGCGGACATGGTCTCGGTCATGCCTTCGGTCATGGGGGGCGAGGATTTCGGGGAATTCCGGCGCGCCGACGAGGATCACATCAAGTCGATCATCTTCTGGGTCGGCGGCGTGCCCCAGGTCAAGTACGATGCCGCCAAGGCCAATGGTACGCCGTTGCCTTCGCTGCACAGCGCCTTGTGGGCGCCGGAAGCGGACAAGGTGATCGGCTCGGCATCGCAGGCCATCACGCTGACCGCGCTGCGGCTGTTGGGACGCTGA